The Thalassomonas actiniarum genome contains the following window.
GCCGGTATGGCCCTGATGCACGCATCGCTCGTTAGGAACGCCCGGGATAATGTTACCTGCATCCTGATAAAAAACAGCCTGCAAAATGAGATAAATCCGCGCGCCAATGATGAAAGCACCATACCGCTTTTTAATAAATCATAAACGCAGCCGGATAACTTAAGCCGAAGAAAAATAGCGCCAGAGAGCAGGGGAAAAATTTCCCCTGTATTGTTAAGGTTACTTAGGCTAAACTAGGTCAAAATATAATCGGATGTATATTTAGAAAACCATATTTGATGAGCATTATTTAAGAAAGTTTTATTATTTGAAAACCTGATTTCACACATGGCTTAAAAGCGGTTGGCCAAACTGTTAATTATTCAAGGATGAATATAAGTTTGAATCCCCTGACTCTTGTACTTGACGAATTTATTCAACCGATCTCGGATACGGCTCCAACCGGTACAGATCCGCGTGCGGATGTTTCCCCGACCTCGGCTTATTACCTGCTTAAAGACATACGCAACAGCGCCCGGGCGAAAGAGCGAAATGCCCTGGTAGACGATGAAAGTTTGTTATCCCTGGCTCCAGAGTGGCGGCCGGTTTTAGAGCAGGTGCCGCAGGCATTAAAAACCTCAGGCAAAGACCTTGAATTTGTTGCCTGGCTGATCGAAGCCTTATGCCGCTTACATGGTTTTGAAGGGCTGGCTTTTGGCTTTAATCTTGGCGCCGAGCTGATTGAACGTTATTGGCAAGACCTCTATCCGACTCCTGATCCCGGCGACCTGTCCGAGCGCCTTGCCCCCCTTATCGGCCTTAACGGCATTGAAAGCGAAGGTTCGCTGATCCAGCCGATCAAAGCCATTTTGATCACCGGGGGCAGCAGCGAAGAGCCTTTTGCCAGCTGGCAATATGAACAGGCCCTTGAAGTGGATCGCCTCGACAGTGAAAAACAGCAAAAACGTTTTGAAGTAGGGGCCGTGTCTTTAGAAGCGGTGCAAATCAGTATCAAGGAAACGTCGGCAGATTTTTATGTGAAGTTAAACCGGGATGTCGATGCGGCGATCTCGGCTTTCGGGCGTTTATCATCGGCCATGGACAGCGCCATGGCAGGAGAGCCGCAACCCACCAGTTATATCAGCAAAGCCCTGGCCGGCTGTGCAAACCATATCAAAAGCATTGCCAAAGATATTCTCAGTCAGGCGGCAGCCGATGAGGTAGACCCCGAGCAAGCAGAGGTGACCAACAAAGAAGAGGCCAATGTCAGTCCGCTGGATATTGCTGCCGCTGCTTGTGCCCTTGAACAATTAAATAGCCGGGAACAGGCGATTAAAAACCTGGACCATATTGCCGAGTTTTTCCGTAAAACCGAGCCCCATTCCCCTATGTCTTATGCCATAGAGCAAGTGATCCGCTGGAGTGAGCTGAGTTTACCCGAATTACTTCAGGAGCTGATTGTCGATGGTGAAGCCCGTAATGGTTTCTTTAAATTATCCGGGATCAAAATCGACGATTAACCCCGGCAGGGCAGAGTAAAAAGTAAATCGAAAAGAAGAAAAGCAAAAAAGAAAAAGTAAAAAACGGCAGATAAACAGCTAAGTCGCCACCCGGATCCACGTCCGGTATGAGAACCTTTAGCGTTTTGTTTACTGCATACTTGATAACAATGCAGGTTGAGTGCGTAGTTTGTAGTGCCTTGTTTTGTACCTGGTTTAGTAACATAAGTTAGTAAAAGTTAGTGACATAAAGGAGCTCACATGGGTATACATGACAAATTAAAAAGGGTTCGAAAACCCCGGGTTCACATCACTTATGATGTGGAAACCGAGGGAGCCGTAGTGAAAAAAGAATTGCCTTTTGTTATCGGGGTCGCCGGAGATTTTAGTGGTCATAATACCCAAGATCTTAAACCCCTTAAGGACAGGCGTTTTGTGCAAATCGACCGCGATAATTTTGATGATATCCTTAAACGCATGAACCCGACCCTGGATATTGCCGTTGATAATACCCTGAGTGAGGATGAAAACTCCCAGTTAAAAGTCGCGTTAAGTTTTAATTCACTGCAGGACTTTGAACCGGCGGCAATCGTCAACCAGGTTGAGCCTTTGAAAAAACTTATGGATACGAGAAATAAACTCAGGGACCTGATGACCAAGGTAGACAGATCCGAAGACCTTGAAAATATTCTCGAAGATGTCCTGAGTAACACCACAAGCTTAGATCAGCTGGCGGATGAACTTGATCTGAAAGGGGACCAGGAATGACTACAGAAACCGAAACACTCAGCCAGGAAGGCAGCCAAAGTGGTGAAAGCCTCTCTATCCTGGGACAGGCCATAGATGCCACCAAACAAACCGACAGTTCAAGGGCCGAGGAGCTGATCCGCTCATTAACCGAGGAAGCGTTAAAAGGTACGGTAAAATGGAATAAAAACCTGACGGTGACCTTTAACCAGGCGATCAAGGTGATTGATGAAACCATTTCCAAGCAGCTCTCGGCCATTATGCACCATGATGAATTCCAGAAACTCGAAGGCAGCTGGCGCGGCCTGAACCATACGGTGCAAAACTCGGAAACCAATGCGACCTTAAAAATTCGCATGATGAGCCTGAGTAAAAAAGAATTACATAAAGACTTAAGTAAGGCGGTGGAGTTTGACCAAAGCCAGATCTTTAAAAAGATCTACGAAGCGGAATTCGGCACCCCGGGAGGCGAGCCTTATGGCGCCCTGGTCGGTGATTATGAGTTTACCAACCACCCGGAAGACATTGAAACCCTGTCGTTAATGTCAAACGTTGCCGCCGCCGGTTTTTGCCCCTTTATCTCCGCTTCCGGCGCTTCTTTGTTTGGTTTTGACGACTGGACCGAGTTAAGCAAACCCAGGGATCTGGAAAAAGTCTTCGAATCGCTGGAATACACCAAATGGCGCTCGTTCAGGGACAGTGATGATTCGCGTTTTGTGACCTTGACCATGCCCAGGGTACTGGCCCGCTTGCCTTATGGCCAGGCGACCAAAGTGGTGGAAGAATTCAGCTTTGAAGAGTTTGATCTCGATGAAACCGGCACCCGCTCGGTCACCACGGCCCATGATGATTACTGCTGGATGAATGCCGCTTATGCCATGGCCACCAACATGGCCCAGGCGTTTAGCCAGTATGGTTTTTGTACTGCCATTCGCGGCGCGGAAGGCGGCGGCAAGGTTGAAGGTTTGCCGGCCCATGTCTTTACCAGTGACGACGGCGATCCGGATCTGATGTGTCCCACCGAAATCGGCATTACCGACCGCCGTGAAGCCGAACTGAGTAAGTTGGGATTCTTGCCGTTATGCCACTATAAACATACCGATTACGCGGTGTTTTTCGGCTCCCAGTCCTGTCAGAAACCTAAGGTCTACGACAGCCACGATGCCACCGCCAATGCCGCAATTTCCGCGCGCCTGCCTTATCTGATGGCGACGTCGCGTTTTGCCCATTACTTAAAAGTGATGGCCCGGGATAAAATCGGCAGCTTTATGGAAGCCGAAGATGTCGAGTCCTGGCTTAACCGCTGGATCTTATCCTTTGTCAATGCTTCCGAGGGCGGCGGTCAGGAAATTCGGGCGAAATATCCGTTGGCGGATGCCAAGGTCCAGGTCAAGGAAATCCCCGGCCAGCCCGGCTCCTACAATGCCGTGGCCTGGTTACGTCCCTGGCTGCAAATGGAAGAGCTTACCGCCTCCTTGCGTTTAGTGGCCAAGATCCCCAGCGTGGGTTAAATCAGCCGTTAACTGAGTGAAGGGGGAAGGCACGGGCTTTCCCCTTAGCAGCTTAACACCCGCTTTAGCGCTGCTTTGATTACGTATCCTTGTTTAAACCTCTGGCATTAAGGACAGATGTTAATTATGACGGTGGACAGCATTTCATTTGTTGACGATGAAATCTTTCAGCAGGCCTCTGTGTCTGGAGCTGTGCCTGTGCGTGGGGAAAAATTAAAGAACAGGCAGTTGCTGGAGCGCTTTCTACGCGAAACCGACACCCTTAAATCGCTATTATTGTGGCTGGAAAATGCTGCAGAAAAACTCCCCCGTTTTGATAAAAAGCATGTCTTGCCGGTACTGCTTAAAGCCATCAATGAAATAGACAGGCAATTAGAGCAGCAGATAAACAGTATTCTCCACCATCCAAGCTTTCAGGCGCTGGAGGCTGCCTGGCGCTGCCTGGCTTATGTCACCGGGCAAAAAGCAACGTTTGATAAGGGGCAAAAAGTAAAAATTAAGCTGCTTGATTGTAGCTGGCAGGTGCTGAGCAAAGACATCAATAAAGCGATTGAATTTGATCAGAGTGAGTTTTTCAAACTGATTTACAACAATGAATATGACATGTCCGGCGGCGAACCGTTCGGGGTGATCATAGGAAACTATCATATCCGCCATAGCAACAGAGGCGCTAATGGTTTGAATAGCTCCCAGGCAGCCGCCAGCCATGATATTGATGTGCTCAAAGATATTGCCCGTTGCTGCGCCGCGGCGTTTGCGCCTTTTATCACTTCGGTGCAACCGTCATTTTTTGGTGCCGATGATTTTTCCGATCTCGCCGGTCACAGCGACTTCAGCCATTTCTTCGGCGAGGATGAATATCTGAAGTGGCATACGTTAAGGAATATGGATGAAGCCCGTTTTCTTGGCTTGACTTTACCTTATATTTTAATGCGGGCACCTTATCTTAATGATGGCAGCCGCAGTGAAGGTTTTAAATTTAAAGAAAGTATCAATAATGCCCAGCAAGATCATTTATGGGGCAATGCCGCGTTTGCCTTTGCCGGTGTGCTTATCCGCGCTTTTAGCGAGTCCGGCTGGTTCGGTCAGATCCGCGGTATGGTACCGGGGGAAAAGAAAAAAGGCCTGGTGTGTGACTTGCCTTTGTGCCGTTATGAAACCGATTTATATCAAAACAGCCCTAAGCCGTCGGTGAATTTACTGGTGGGAGACAGGGCTGAAAAGGCATTATCCGACCTGGGCTTTATTCCGCTTTCTGCCGTGCCCGGCAGTGAACATTTAGTGTTTTACTCCAATGCCTCGGCGCAAAAACCGCAACAGTTTGATTCCTTGCCCGCCTGCGTTAACGCGAAATTATCGGCTATGCTGCAATATATCTTATGTGTCTCCAGGTTTGCCCATTACTTAAAAGTGCTGGGGCGGGAAAAAATCGGCTCTTATCATTCTGCCCGCCTGTGTGAGCAAGAGCTGCAAACCTGGCTGCATCAATATACCACGGGCTCAGATTCTGCCTCCGATGAAGTACGCAGCAAATATCCGCTGCACAGCGCGAAAATCAAGGTAAAAGAAATGCCGGGAAAACCCGGCCATTATTATTCCGTTATCCAGCTGCAGCCGCATTTTCAGCTGGATCAAATGGTGTCCAGTATCAAGTTGGTGACCGAATTAACGCCTAAACATTAGTTTAAGGAAGATGAATGAAAGAAATAAAAAGCATGTTGCAGCAGGGACGTTTAACAGATGTGATCAGCCACATTGAAACCCAGCTGCGCGATGATCCTCTCAATGTTGATCTCAAAAGTGCCCTGGTGGAACTGTTGTGTATTAATGGTGAGCTGGAACGGGCGGACCAGTTGATCAATGCCATGGTGCAAAAACATCCTGATCTTATCGTCGGCGCTTCAAACCTGCGTTTGCTGATCCGTGCGGCACAGGAGCGGCAGGACTTTTTACAGGGGCAAGGGGTGCCTAACCTCTTTAACGAAAGAGACGAATATCTGGAGGCCTTTATGAAGCTGAACCTGGAAATCAACCAGGGGCAGCAAGGTGAAGCGCTGCAGCAGGTCTGTGAGCAGCTCGAGCGCAGCAGGCCGGATACCCGGGTCAAGATTAATGACAGCAGCAGAAAAATTGTCAGGGATCTTGATGATACCTTAGGGGGCTTTATCGAAATTTTCGGCACCGACGGCAAATTTTACATCGCCCAGTTAGCCGAGGTGGATTATGTTCATTTTAAGCCGGTGTCTTCTTTGCTTGAACAGGTATGGCGCCGGGTTGACTTAAGTATTAAAGGCGGTCCCAGCGGCGAAGCTTATCTGCCGCTGGTTTATGCCAATAGTGTTACCGATAAACAAAAGCTTGGCCGTGAAACCGACTGGCAGCAACTGGCGCCGGAAGTATCGCGGGGGGCAGGACAGAAAATGTGGTTTGTTGATGATAAGGCAATGGCGATTTCAGAGGTGAATCATATCAACTGTGTCTCCCTTGAGGGCGAAGCAGAATAATGCTCTGGCAGCTAAGAGGCAGGGGAAAGACAGCTCAACTTAGCGGGAGATTTCTATGAGTCAATATAACCGGCAAGCCATTGAAGTGTCTTTGCTGGATAAACTCATCGATGACAACCCCGAGCAGCCGGATATCAGGGAAGGGCACCGCGGCGTCAGCTTAGAGCAGATCCGCGCCAATGTCAGGCGGGATCTGGAAAATTTGCTTAATGCCAAAGTGCCCTGGCAAACCTGGCCGGAATGTTACCGGGAATTGGACAATTCTTTGGTGAACTATGGCCTGCAGGACTTTTCCAGCATGGCGGTGGGCAGCCTGGAAGGGCGGCAATTATTATGTCAGAAAGTGGCGGATGCCATTAAAAGGTTTGAGCCGCGCTTTATCGAAGTGGAAGTGGAGACCGTGGATAACGAGCAGCCCCTGGACCGTATCTTGAGGTTGCGTATCAATGCCCTGTTATATGCCGATCCAGAGCCGGAATATATCAGCTTTGATTCTGAGGTGGAGCCGGTGAACTTAGGCATGAAAGTGCAGGAAACTCAGCTGTGAACGGGGCTGTAATTGCCTGCTTTGAAGGTGAAGCCAGAAGCTAGATGTTGAAGGTGGTTCTTGAAGATGAAAGTGCAAAGGATGGAATTTTGAACGAAGACTTGCTGAAATATTACAACCGTGAATTGGCCTTTATCCGTCATATGGGGGCCGAATTTGCCAGTAAATACCCTAAGCTGGCGGGACGGCTGCGATTAAGTGACGAGCAGGTGGAAGATCCGCATGTCTCCAGGCTCATTGAAGCCTTCTCTTTGCTGACGGCGCAAATCCGGCAGAAATTAGACGACAGTTTTCCGGAATTAACCCAGGCGTTGCTTGGCCAGCTTTATCCGGATTACCAGGCGCCGATCCCTTCGATGACCATTATTAAAATGATCACCGAAAATGTCTCCACCACAGGCATTACCCTGCCTAAAGGCACTAAGGTGGATACCCGGGTCGAGGGCATGAAAACCTGTCATTTTCGCAGTTGTTACGACACCGAACTCTGGCCGCTGGAAGTAGAGCAAGCCAGTTTTCAAAATGCGCCTTTTACTGCCCCTGAGCCTGTCTGGCAGCAACAACCCAAAGCGGTGATCAAGCTTTCCCTGGCCACGGAATTTGAAGAAGTGTCTATGCCCGGTTTGGGGGTCAAGCGCTTGCGTTTTTACCTTAACGGCCAGCCCCACCAGAGTTTGTTGTTATACCAGCTGTTATTCGAGCATTGTCTTGGCCTGGCCATAGTGCCGTCAGGACAAATAGAGCAGGCTAAATATCTGCAGCCAAGGCATATTAAAGCCGTGGGTTTTGATGATGAGCATAAGGTTATTCCTTACAGCCAGCGAACCTTGTCCGGCTACCGTTTATTGGTGGAGAATTTTATCTTTCCGGAAAAATTCTTATTTTTTGAACTGGATGAACTGGGCAGCTTTTGGAGCGGAATTGGAAATAAATGCGATATCTATCTTTATTTGAAACAAGGCTCTGAAGATTTGGAAAAACAGGTCGCTGCCGGTCACTTTTTACTTGGTTGTACCCCGGTGATCAACTTATTTGAACAGGAGCTGGAACCGGTCAGGCTGGAGCCGAGTTTATATGAATATAAACTTGCCCCCAGGTATCTCGATGCCGAAGTGGCGGAAATCATCAATATCGGTGAGGTCACGGCTTACGATCCCAAAGACAACAAGGTCAGCATCAGTCCTTTTTACGGCGAAACCCATCCCGCCTATTTAGATCAAAACCGTATGTTCTGGCATATCAACCGCCAGGCGTCGAGCTGGGCCGGGGGCTTTGCCGAGCAGGGCACAGAGGTCTACCTGTCTTTGGTGGATCATGAATTTAAAGGTTTTACCGCCCCGGATGAATACGGCACCTGGCTATTGAGTATCAATGCGCTGTGCAGCAACCGTAACTTACCCGCCCACCTGCCGTTTGGCACCGATGAGCCGAAAATGTTTGTCCCCTCAAGGGCCGATATTATCAAGCAGGTGAAATGCCTGTCGGCCCCGACCATGCCGGTAAGGGCGGCGCTTGATGATGCCAGCCGCTGGCAGCTGGTCAGCCATTTATCGCTGGAGCACTTTAGCGGGCCGGATGCCTTAAAGACATTAAAAGAAACATTAAAGCTTTATGACTTTAAGAGTTCGCCGGAAAATAAAACCCTGATTGAAAATATCACCAAAGTTACCATCACCAGCGCCACCGCCAGGGTGAACCAGCAAGGACGCATCAGTTTTTGCAACGGCAGCGAGATTGAGCTGGTTTTTGCCGGGGATCATTATGGCGGCAGCGGAGTATTTTTCTTTTGTACCATACTGGACCATTTCTTTGCCCAGTATGCGGCAATCAACAGCTTTACCCGTTTAAGCGTGCGCTTTAAGGAGCAGGAAGGTATTTATCATACCTGGCCATCCCGGGCAGGCAGGAGGCCGTTGTTATGAGCATTCATGTCCAAAGAAGAGGAATTTTATTCAGCTTTTATATTTTGGGGATTGAATTAAAGCGTAGTAAGGTATTTACCACTATTCATTTCTGGTGGCCAAGCAGGGCAGGCAGGAGGCCGCTGTTATGAGCATAGATGCGTTAATTAAAGACCCCTCCGCTTTTGACTTCTACCAGGCGGTATATACCCTGCAGCGCCAGCTGGCGGGAGAAAAGCAGCAGTTCAGGAAAGTCGGCTTTGATAGTTTGCCAAAACATGAGCTGATCCGTTTTAAGTCAGAGCAGCATCTGGGTTTTCCCGGGCAGGCGATAGCGGCGATAAAACAGGCGGGCACCGACGAGCAAGATAATATCAGTGTCGATATGCTGGTTTCTTTTATGGGCTTAACCGGCCCGAGCGGGATCTTACCCCGGCATTACAGCGAGCTTATTTTGCAGCGGCTGAAATTTAAAGATACCGGTATGCGTGACTTTTACGATGTCTTTAACCACAGGCTGATTTCCCTGTTTTACCGGGCCTGGGAAAAATATCGTTTTGCCATTAATTTCCAGAATGCGAATTGTCAGAGGGAAAATGGCAGTAAAAACAATGATAAAAGTCAATCGGATCCTTTTAGCCAGGTATTGGCCCGTTTAAGCGGCGGTGAGGGGGTCAATCAATATTATGCCGGGCTTTTCAGTAAAAAAATTCGCAGCAGCGACGGTTTGCAGCAAATATTATCGGAATTTACCCGCGCTAAAGTGCGTATCGAACAATTTCAGGGCAAATGGCAATACCTGCCGGGCAGTGAACAAACACGCCTTGGCTCCCGTCAACAACCGGAAGGCCAGTATGCCCGTTTAGGTCTTGATGCCAGTATCGGTAGCCGGGTATGGGATATTAATTCTTCTATTGCCATCCACCTTACCCCGGAGGCGGGGCAGGCGGTGAAGGATTTTTTACCCGGTGAAAGCAGCGCCGAATTGGTAAAACAAGTGATAAAGCGTTATCTGGGCAATGCCGTTAAAGTAAAAATTTTGCTGCATATTAAACAGCGGGATGTGCCGCCGGTGCAGTTATCGGGGGCCGGTGTGCCTCTGGGTATGGGCTGTGGTTTATTGAGCCGTGCGGAAAAAGAAAACAAGCCTTGTACCTTATCCCTGTCCTGACAGGCAGGGTAGGGAAAACAAAGCTTTTTGATAATAAATTAAAGGACTAATACTTATGTCAGCCATGACCTTGAATAAACTGGTGGAGAAACTCAACCCCGTATGCCGCCAATCGCTGGAAGCTGCGGCGGGCATTTGCCATAGCCGCAGTCAGTTTACGGTGGAAATGGAGCATTGGCTGCTGGCCATGCTGGAGCAGGATGCCGGTGATTTAAGCTTGATCCTGGCAAGTTTTTCGGTGGAAAAAGAGCGCTTGCTGGGGCAGTTACGCCAGGGACTGGAAAAGCTGAAAACCGGTAACAGTGCCGCGCCGAGTTTATCCCCGCATATCGTTAATTTGCTGCGCCAGACCTGGCTTAATACCAGCATAGAATTTAGCGATGGGCGGATCCGCTCTGCTTATGTGATTTATACCTTGCTCAACGATGACAGCTTAACGGCGCTAATTTCCCGCTCCGGTGGAGAACTCACTAATATTGACCCGGCGCAGCTATTACATGCCTGGCCACAGTTAGCCGCCAAATCTGACGAGTCGGGCTTTTCTGCTCAGGGCGGTGCACCGTTAGCGCAGCAAGAAAATACCGGCCCGGGCGGTTCACACAATACCCCGGGATTAAATCAGTTCACCCAAGATCTTACCGCGCAGGCCAAAGCGGGGAAAGTCGATCCTATCCTGGGGCGGGATAATGAAATTCGTCAGATGGTGGATATCCTGACCCGGCGCCGTCAGAACAACCCGATTTTAACCGGTGAAGCCGGGGTCGGTAAAACTGCGGTGGTAGAAGGTTTAGCGTTAAAAATTGCCGAGCAGGATGTACCGGATGCCTTAAAAGATGTCAGTATCCGGGTGCTGGACTTGGCACTGTTACAGGCCGGTGCCGGCATGAAGGGGGAATTTGAGAACAGGCTTAAGTCGCTTATCAGTGAGGTCAAAGCCTCGCCGATACCGATTATTTTATTTATCGACGAAGCCCATACCATGATCGGCAGCGGCGGAGCGGCGGGACAAAACGATGCCGCCAACTTATTAAAGCCTGCCTTGGCCAGGGGGGAATTACGCACGATTGCCGCGACGACCTGGGCGGAATATAAAAAATATTTTGAAAAAGATGCCGCCCTTAGCCGTCGTTTCCAGGTAGTAAAAATTGAAGAGCCGAGTGAAGCAGCCGCTGTGGTGATGATGCGCGGCTTGTTGCCGGTGATGGAAAATCATCATCAGATTTTTATTACCGATAAAGCCCTTAATGCCGCGGTGAGTTTATCGCACCGGTATATCAGCGGCCGGCAGTTACCGGACAAGGCGGTGAGTTTACTTGATACCGCCTGTGCCCGGGTGGCCATGAGCCAGGCATCGACCCCGGGGCCCATTGAAAACCTGCAACGCAAAACCCAGCAACTGGAAACACAAATCAGTTTACTCAACAGAGAAGCGAAAACAGGCGTTGATCATAAGCAAGCCATCACCGGGCTGGAGCTGGAACTTAACAATGCCCGGGAGGAGTTAAGCTCGCTCACATCACTTTGGCAAAGCGAGCGGGATCTGGTGGCAAAAATTACCAGTCTGACCCTGGAATTACAGGATGAAAATAAAAATACGCCGGCCTTAGTGACCGAGCTTAATCAGTTAAAAGCGACCCTGGCAGAAAACAAGCAGCCCATGGTGTTTTATCAAGTAGATGAACAGCTGGTGGCGGAAGTGATTGCCGACTGGACCGGTATTCCTGTCGGGAAAATGCAGCACGATGAAATTGCCACCATTTTAGCCTTACAGCAAAACCTGGCCGGGCGCATTGTCGGGCAAGACCATGCCCTGGCGCTGATTGCGAAAACGGTACAAACCTCGCGCGCCCAGCTCGGGGATGAAAAGCGTCCCAACGGCGTGTTTCTGCTCAGCGGCCCGAGCGGGGTCGGTAAAACAGAAACAGCCCTGGCCCTGGCGGAGCAGGTTTACGGCAGTGAAGATAACGTGACCGTGATCAATATGTCGGAATTTAAGGAAGAGCATAAGGTTTCCCTGCTGCTGGGCTCACCTCCGGGTTATGTCGGTTACGGCGAAGG
Protein-coding sequences here:
- the tssH gene encoding type VI secretion system ATPase TssH, with the protein product MSAMTLNKLVEKLNPVCRQSLEAAAGICHSRSQFTVEMEHWLLAMLEQDAGDLSLILASFSVEKERLLGQLRQGLEKLKTGNSAAPSLSPHIVNLLRQTWLNTSIEFSDGRIRSAYVIYTLLNDDSLTALISRSGGELTNIDPAQLLHAWPQLAAKSDESGFSAQGGAPLAQQENTGPGGSHNTPGLNQFTQDLTAQAKAGKVDPILGRDNEIRQMVDILTRRRQNNPILTGEAGVGKTAVVEGLALKIAEQDVPDALKDVSIRVLDLALLQAGAGMKGEFENRLKSLISEVKASPIPIILFIDEAHTMIGSGGAAGQNDAANLLKPALARGELRTIAATTWAEYKKYFEKDAALSRRFQVVKIEEPSEAAAVVMMRGLLPVMENHHQIFITDKALNAAVSLSHRYISGRQLPDKAVSLLDTACARVAMSQASTPGPIENLQRKTQQLETQISLLNREAKTGVDHKQAITGLELELNNAREELSSLTSLWQSERDLVAKITSLTLELQDENKNTPALVTELNQLKATLAENKQPMVFYQVDEQLVAEVIADWTGIPVGKMQHDEIATILALQQNLAGRIVGQDHALALIAKTVQTSRAQLGDEKRPNGVFLLSGPSGVGKTETALALAEQVYGSEDNVTVINMSEFKEEHKVSLLLGSPPGYVGYGEGGVLTEAVRRKPYSVILLDEMEKSHPGVQDIFYQVFDKGTIKDGEGRDIDFKNTIIIMTSNVGTETTMELFADENTAPSPTGLAKAIQDDLLGHFKPAFLGRVNVIPYIPLSRDMLTDITELQLARVAQRLEIHYQAKFEYSHQVVEKIVGMCRDSGSGARNIHNILQNTLLPELSVRILEKMTGNEVTTAVKVNIKGGEFNYKL